A section of the Salvelinus fontinalis isolate EN_2023a chromosome 33, ASM2944872v1, whole genome shotgun sequence genome encodes:
- the ints4 gene encoding integrator complex subunit 4, which produces MAAHLKKRVYEEFSKVVQLPQEEAPAKKLRLTKPSKSAALHIDLCKASNPTDALQYLLHFARSSVEAESVEGVVRILLEHYYKEQDNSVRLKIASLIGLLSKTQNFNPESILDDTLNTFNTEKSHQVLAQLLDTLLVIGTHLPESLIVRHRLIEVAYKHLSDTYFGVRNKCLQLLGCLGNVDTPLNKDGQGLVPAVIGGSAPGVSGGVCVRDAQSLISDYFADQDPRVRTAAIKAMLQLHERGLKIQQTIYDQACQLLCDDYEQVRSAAVQMVWVLSQLYPESIVPIPSSNEQVRLVDDSFGKISHMVSDGSWVVRVQAAKTLGNMLQVSPHFLEQTLDKKLMSDLRRKRTAHERAKELYTSGEFSSGRKWADDAPKEKVDTSAVNLIASGACGAFVHGLEDEMYEVRIAAVDALSALAQSSASFAEKCLDFLVDMFNDEIEEVRLQSIHVLRQISTNITLREDQLDTVLAVLEDSSRDIREALHELLCFTNVSTKECIQLALLELLKNLTKYPTDRNSVWKCLKFLGCRHPTLVLPLVPELLSTHPYFHTPEPDMDDPAYIAVLVLVFNAAQSCPTMTALFSDHTFRHYTYLRDSLSHLVPPLRLPGRTQAPGVSGIEGSGSVESAQLFLQQSLSRISTIHNLQDPGSQDLLNFTIRDLQRLGELQTELAGAADFSATYLRCQLLLTKALQEKLWTMAVPLCLKHNAMATAAAKQMLEETYKLEFLYSGLENRQVATIHHVRLQAKALQLVLTARTRRGVEPLISVCEKFLQEVESFQRLFVVELPHLQESFVGKLLDLSPKLSACKPGELVKILQTTLRQSGFLNLQLPKQVQRASATIIEPTGESDNPLRFTSGLVVALDIDATLEHVQDPHNTVKVQVLYPDGQSHVIQPKPGDFRSPGPHRHRLITQVYLSHSAWTEACQIEVRLLLAYSSSRLCKAVWSDSSTEGLQPAEGATEGTISFGKPVKVFIMPKPARR; this is translated from the exons ATGGCAGCACATCTCAAAAAGCGAGTTTACGAGGAATTCTCCAAAGTTGTTCAG CTTCCCCAAGAGGAGGCTCCAGCCAAGAAGCTCCGTCTGACCAAGCCAAGTAAGTCTGCAGCGCTGCACATTGACCTGTGTAAGGCCTCCAACCCCACTGATGCCTTGCAGTACCTGCTGCACTTCGCCCGCAGCTCCGTGGAGGCAGAGAGTGTGGAAGGGGTTGTGCGCATACTGCTGGAACACTACTACAAG GAGCAGGATAACTCTGTGCGGCTAAAGATTGCCTCTCTGATCGGCCTGCTTAGTAAGACCCAGAACTTCAACCCTGAGAGTATCCTAGATGACACCCTCAACACATTCAACACAGAGA agtcCCATCAGGTCCTGGCTCAGCTGCTGGACACTCTGCTGGTCATCGGCACCCATCTCCCAGAAAGCCTTATTGTTAGACACAGACTCATAGAGGTGGCCTACAAG cACCTGTCAGACACATATTTCGGTGTGAGGAATAAATGCCTACAACTCCTGGGTTGCCTGGGAAATGTGGACACGCCATTAAATAAAGATGGACAGGGATTGGTTCCAGCTGTTATTGGGGGCAGTGCTCCAG gggtgtctggtggagtgtgtgtgagagacgcgCAGAGCCTCATCAGTGACTACTTTGCAGACCAGGACCCAAGGGTGCGCACGGCGGCCATCAAAGCCATG CTGCAACTGCATGAAAGGGGACTGAAGATTCAACAGACCATTTATGATCAG gcctGTCAGCTGCTGTGTGATGACTATGAGCAGGTTCGTTCGGCTGCCGTTCAGATGGTGTGGGTCCTGAGTCAGCTCTATCCAGAGAG CATTGTGCCGATTCCGTCGTCCAATGAGCAAGTCCGTCTGGTCGACGACTCGTTTGGGAAGATCAGTCACATGGTCTCTGATGGATCCTGGGTGGTCAGGGTGCAGGCCGCCAAAACActg GGTAACATGTTGCAGGTCAGTCCTCACTTCCTAGAGCAGACTCTGGACAAGAAGCTGATGTCAGACCTCAGG AGGAAACGTACTGCTCATGAGCGGGCCAAGGAGCTCTATACGTCAGGTGAGTTCTCCTCTGGGAGGAAATGGGCTGATGATGCTCCCAAGGAGAAGGTGGACACCTCAGCTGTCAACCTGATCGCCTCGGGGGCATGTGGAGCCTTCGTACACGGACTGGAGGACGAGATGTAcg AGGTGCGTATTGCTGCTGTGGATGCACTCTCTGCTCTTGCCCAATCATCTGCCAGCTTTGCGGAGAAGTGCCTGGACTTCCTGGTTGACATGTTTAATGATGAGATTGAGGAAGTCAGGCTGCAGTCCATCCACGTCCTGAGACAGATCTCTACTAACATCACCCTGAGAGAAGACCAGCTGGATACTGTACTGGCTGTACTagag GACTCGTCTCGTGACATCAGAGAGGCGCTACATGAGTTGCTGTGTTTCACCAATGTGTCGACTAAAGAGTGTATTCAACTGGCCCTGCTGGAGCTGCTGAAAAACCTCACCAAGTACCCCACCGACCGCAACTCTGTCTGGAA gtgtctaAAGTTTCTAGGTTGTCGTCATCCTACGCTGGTGTTACCGCTGGTTCCAGAGCTGCTCAGTACTCACCCCTACTTCCACACCCCTGAACCAGACATGGATGACCCTGCCt ATATTGCAGTGTTGGTGCTGGTGTTCAACGCAGCTCAGTCTTGTCCCACCATGACAGCTCTGTTCTCAGACCACACCTTTAGACACTACACCTACCTACGGGACAGCCTCTCTCACCTAGTACCTCCTCTcagg ttaccaGGGAGGACGCAGGCCCCAGGTGTGAGTGGTATAGAAGGTTCAGGCAGTGTGGAGTCTGCTCAACTATTCCTCCAACAGAGTCTGAGCAGAATTAGCACTATACACAACCTACAGGACCCCGGGTCTCAGGACCTGCTCAACTTTACTATCag AGACCTACAGAGACTGGGGGAGCTACAGACAGAGCTGGCAGGAGCTGCTGACTTCTCTGCCACCTACCTCCGCTGCCAACTACTGCTCACCAAG GCCTTGCAGGAGAAGTTGTGGACTATGGCCGTCCCCCTCTGCCTTAAACACAACGCCATGGCAACTGCTGCTGccaaacag atGTTGGAGGAGACGTATAAACTGGAGTTCCTATATAGTGGTCTGGAGAACAGACAGGTGGCCACCATACACCACGTCAGACTACAGGCTAAGGCCTTACAGCTAGTCCTGACTGCCCGTACCAGACGAGG AGTTGAACCTCTCATCAGTGTCTGTGAGAAGTTCCTTCAGGAGGTGGAATCCTTTCAGAG GCTGTTTGTGGTGGAGCTGCCCCACCTCCAGGAAAGTTTTGTGGGGAAGCTGTTGGACTTGAGTCCCAAGCTGTCGGCCTGCAAGCCTGGAGAACTAGTCAAGATCCTTCAGACCACATTGAGACAGAGTGGCTTCTTAAACCTTCAATTACCTAAACAg GTCCAGCGTGCGTCAGCGACCATCATCGAGCCGACAGGAGAGTCTGACAACCCGCTGCGTTTCACATCTGGCCTGGTGGTGGCGCTAGACATCGATGCTACGCTGGAGCACGTGCAAGACCCCCACAACACTGTCAAAGTACAG gtgctgTATCCAGACGGCCAGTCTCATGTGATTCAGCCTAAACCTGGAGACTTCAGGAGTCCTGGACCACACCGCCACCGCCTCATCACACAGGTCTACTTGTCTCACTCCGCATGGACTG AGGCGTGTCAGATCGAGGTGAGGCTGCTGCTGGCCTACAGCTCATCTCGTCTCTgtaaggcagtgtggagtgacaGCAGCACTGAAGGCCTGCAGCCAGCAGAGGGTGCCACTGAGGGAACCATTTCTTTCGGCAAACCTGTCAAGGTCTTCATCATGCCTAAACCTGCCCGCCGCTGA
- the LOC129832136 gene encoding 40S ribosomal protein S3, whose translation MAVQISKKRKFVADGIFKAELNEFLTRELAEDGYSGVEVRVTPTRTEIIILATRTQNVLGEKGRRIRELTAVVQKRFGFPEGNVELYAEKVATRGLCAIAQAESLRYKLLGGLAVRRACYGVLRFIMESGSKGCEVVVSGKLRGQRAKSMKFVDGLMIHSGDPVNYYVDTAVRHVLLRQGVLGIKVKIMLPWDPSGKIGPKKPLPDHVSIVEPKDETIPSTPVSEQKGAKPEAPAAMPPTPVPTA comes from the exons ATGGCGGTGCAAATCTCAAAGAAGAGGAAG TTCGTCGCGGACGGAATCTTCAAAGCCGAGCTGAACGAGTTTCTGACGCGCGAGCTTGCGGAGGATGGGTACTCCGGTGTGGAGGTGCGTGTAACCCCGACCAGGACCGAGATCATCATCCTGGCCACAAG GACCCAGAATGTTCTGGGAGAGAAGGGCCGTCGCATCCGGGAGCTGACCGCTGTTGTTCAAAAGAGGTTTGGCTTCCCTGAGGGCAACGTGGAG ctgtaCGCTGAGAAGGTTGCAACCCGTGGTCTTTGTGCCATTGCTCAGGCTGAATCTCTGCGCTACAAGTTGCTGGGAGGTCTGGCTGTACGTAG AGCTTGCTATGGTGTGCTGAGGTTCATCATGGAGAGTGGCTCTAAGGGTTGTGAAGTGGTGGTTTCTGGGAAGCTGAGGGGTCAGAGGGCCAAGTCCATGAAGTTTGTTGATGGCCTGATGATCCACAGTGGAGACCCAGTCAACTACTACGTAGACACCGCTGTACGCCACGTCCTGCTCCGACAGG GTGTGCTTGGCATCAAGGTGAAGATCATGTTACCATGGGACCCCAGTGGTAAGATCGGCCCCAAGAAGCCTCTGCCAGACCATGTGAGCATTGTGGAGCCCAAAGACGAGACTATCCCCTCCACCCCCGTGTCGGAGCAGAAGGGTGCCAAGCCAGAAGCCCCAGCAGCCATGCCACCGACTCCTGTACCCACCGCATAG